One stretch of Gambusia affinis linkage group LG05, SWU_Gaff_1.0, whole genome shotgun sequence DNA includes these proteins:
- the dcaf13 gene encoding DDB1- and CUL4-associated factor 13 → MKVKVLSRNPDDYVRETKHDIQRVPRNYDPSLHPFEVGREYTRALNATKLERVFAKPFLASLDGHRDGVNCLAKHPQSLSTLLSGSCDGEVKVWNLTKHECVRTLQAHEGFVRGMVVRYCGTSFFTIGDDKTIKHWKMEAPGYGEEEEPLNTVLGKAVFTGLDHHQKNAVFATCGHQVDIWDEQRSTPIRSFTWGVDSFSSVRFNPVETELLGSCASDRSIVLYDMRESTPLKKVIMTMRTNTISWNPMEAYYFTCANEDYNLYTYDMRHLENPVKVHVDHVSAVLDVDYSPTGREFVSASFDKTIRIFPKDSASSREVYHTKRMQHVICVKWSADSKYVLSGSDEMNIRLWKANAAEKLGVLSPREKQAIHYSQKLKEKFQHHPQIKRIARHRHLPKVIHHQKNELRVMKEARRRKEMNVRKHSKPGSVPVVSEKEKHVVSVVK, encoded by the exons ATGAAGGTTAAGGTCCTTTCAAGAAACCCGGATGATTATGTCCGGGAAACCAAACACGATATTCAGCGAG TCCCCAGGAACTACGACCCCTCCCTTCATCCGTTCGAGGTGGGCAGAGAATACACTCGGGCTCTGAACGCCACAAAGTTGGAGCGCGTGTTTGCCAAGCCTTTTCTGGCCTCCCTGGACGGACACAGGGATGGTGTGAACTGTCTGGCCAAGCACCCCCAGAGTCTCTCCACCCTGCTCTCTGGCTCCTGCGATGGCGAG GTCAAAGTGTGGAATCTTACCAAACACGAGTGCGTCCGGACTCTCCAGGCGCATGAAGGGTTTGTCCGGGGAATGGTCGTCAGATACTGCGGTACTTCCTTCTTTACG ATCGGAGATGACAAAACCATCAAACATTGGAAAATGGAAGCGCCGGGCTacggagaggaggaggagcctcTTAACACTGTCCTTGGCAAG GCCGTGTTCACAGGACTGGACCATCACCAGAAGAACGCTGTGTTTGCAACATGCGGCCACCAGGTGGACATCTGGGACGAGCAGAGGAGCACCCCCATCCGCTCCTTCACCTGGGGCGTCGACAGCTTCAGCTCCGTCCGTTTTAACCCTGTGGAG ACAGAGCTCCTTGGAAGCTGTGCCTCTGACAGAAGTATAGTTTTATATGACATGAGGGAATCAACACCTCTTAAAAAG GTGATCATGACAATGAGGACCAACACGATCAGCTGGAACCCAATGGAAGCTTACTACTTCACTTGTGCAAATGAAGACTACAA CCTGTACACATACGACATGAGGCATCTGGAGAATCCCGTCAAAGTGCACGTGGACCATGTCTCCGCCGTGCTGGACGTCGACTACTCTCCCACCGGACGGGAGTTTGTCTCCGCCAGCTTCGACAAGACCATCCGCATCTTCCCCAAAGACTCTGCAAGCAGCAG AGAAGTCTACCACACCAAGCGCATGCAGCACGTCATCTGCGTAAAGTGGTCGGCGGACAGCAAGTACGTCCTGAGCGGCTCGGACGAGATGAACATCCGGCTGTGGAAGGCGAACGCGGCAGAGAAACTGGGAGTG CTGTCGCCCAGAGAGAAGCAGGCCATTCACTACAGCCAGAAGCTGAAGGAGAAGTTCCAGCACCACCCACAAATCAAGCGCATCGCTCGCCACCGACACCTGCCCAAGGTCATCCACCACCAGAAGAACGAGCTGAGGGTCATGAAGGAGGCCCGCCGGCGAAA ggagaTGAACGTCCGCAAGCACAGCAAACCAGGAAGCGTGCCTGTGGTGtctgagaaagagaaacatgttGTCAGTGTGGTGAAATAG